The following proteins are encoded in a genomic region of Natronorubrum halophilum:
- the polX gene encoding DNA polymerase/3'-5' exonuclease PolX, with protein sequence MATNAEIAGRFEEFADLLEADDVEYKPRAYRRAAENIRAHPVPIADRVEAGDEEVLEEIDGVGDAISSKIVEYVDTGEIEELEELRAELPINIADITRIEGVGPKTAGTLYRELGVRTLDDLEAVAEAGEIQEISGFGPKTEENIRDNIEFAREVGQRQLLGEARPLADDVLEFLEGVEAVERCEVAGSIRRWRETIGDVDVLVATEAGEDVIEAFVGWDSVDSEIESGPEKASVRVGEIRVDLRVVVPAEFGSALQYFTGSKDHNVRLRNYAIARDMKLNEYGAFDVSAVDDPDSGQRVGERVAGETEEGMYSSLGLPWIPPELRTDRGEIAAAENGDLPDLITREDVRGDLHSHTEWSDGNTSIEAMVEAAAEMGYEYYGVADHAEGPGIVGGMGLSDTEIIEQIEAIREVAAASDIAVFAGIEANVTADGEIGLSAEVLEALDVVVASPHSALDQDAETATERLVRAVENPAIDVLGHPSGRLLNERSGLDFDATALGAAAAEHETALEINANPRRLDLWGSAVQAALENGAPISINTDAHQPSTLEYMRWGVHTARRGWAEPTDVINTWELEELREFLH encoded by the coding sequence ATGGCGACCAACGCCGAAATCGCCGGCCGCTTCGAGGAGTTCGCCGACTTGCTCGAGGCCGACGACGTCGAGTACAAACCGCGAGCTTACCGGCGCGCGGCCGAGAACATCCGCGCCCACCCCGTCCCGATCGCCGATCGGGTCGAGGCGGGCGACGAGGAGGTCCTCGAGGAGATCGACGGCGTCGGCGACGCCATCTCATCGAAGATCGTCGAGTACGTCGACACCGGCGAAATCGAGGAACTCGAGGAACTGCGCGCGGAACTCCCCATCAATATCGCCGACATCACGCGCATCGAGGGCGTCGGCCCGAAGACCGCGGGGACGCTCTACCGGGAACTCGGCGTCCGGACGCTCGACGACCTCGAGGCGGTCGCCGAGGCCGGCGAGATTCAGGAGATCTCCGGTTTCGGCCCGAAAACCGAGGAGAACATTCGGGACAACATCGAGTTCGCCCGCGAGGTCGGCCAGCGCCAGCTTCTGGGGGAAGCGCGACCGCTCGCGGACGACGTCCTCGAGTTCCTCGAGGGAGTCGAGGCGGTCGAACGCTGCGAGGTCGCCGGCTCGATTCGACGCTGGCGCGAGACGATCGGCGACGTGGACGTCCTCGTCGCGACCGAGGCGGGCGAGGACGTTATCGAGGCCTTCGTCGGCTGGGACTCGGTCGACAGCGAGATCGAGTCCGGTCCGGAGAAGGCGAGCGTGCGCGTCGGCGAGATCCGGGTCGATCTGCGAGTCGTCGTTCCCGCGGAGTTCGGCTCCGCGTTGCAGTATTTCACGGGAAGCAAGGACCACAACGTTCGGCTTCGGAATTACGCGATCGCCCGCGACATGAAGCTGAACGAGTACGGCGCGTTCGACGTGTCGGCGGTCGACGATCCGGATTCGGGACAGCGCGTCGGCGAGCGCGTCGCGGGCGAAACCGAGGAGGGCATGTACAGTTCGCTCGGCCTCCCGTGGATCCCGCCGGAGCTCCGCACGGATCGCGGCGAGATCGCCGCCGCCGAGAACGGCGACCTCCCGGACCTGATCACGCGCGAGGACGTCCGCGGCGACCTCCACAGCCACACCGAGTGGTCCGACGGCAACACCTCCATCGAGGCGATGGTCGAGGCCGCGGCGGAGATGGGCTACGAATACTACGGCGTCGCCGACCACGCCGAAGGGCCGGGTATCGTCGGCGGAATGGGCCTTTCGGACACCGAAATCATAGAGCAGATCGAGGCCATCCGCGAGGTCGCCGCCGCGAGCGATATCGCGGTCTTTGCGGGCATCGAGGCGAACGTTACCGCCGACGGAGAAATCGGCCTCTCCGCGGAGGTGCTCGAGGCGCTGGACGTCGTCGTCGCGTCGCCCCACAGCGCGCTGGATCAGGACGCGGAGACGGCCACCGAGCGGCTCGTCCGCGCCGTTGAGAACCCGGCGATCGACGTGCTCGGCCATCCCAGTGGTCGACTGCTCAACGAACGCTCCGGGCTGGACTTCGACGCCACCGCGCTCGGAGCGGCCGCCGCCGAACACGAGACGGCCCTGGAGATCAACGCCAACCCGCGGCGACTCGACCTCTGGGGCAGCGCCGTCCAGGCCGCCCTCGAGAACGGCGCACCGATCTCGATCAACACCGACGCACACCAGCCGTCGACCCTCGAGTACATGCGCTGGGGCGTCCACACGGCCCGTCGCGGCTGGGCCGAACCCACGGACGTGATCAACACGTGGGAACTCGAGGAACTGCGCGAGTTCCTGCACTGA
- a CDS encoding DUF5788 family protein: MQAYERKQLLERVERDGATVGADIPETITVQGEAIDLRTFVFEIKRRETVPAGERDRVERAKKNLRRERNDRLERIEADDISRETGEELAQSIIGIDRALNALESLGPTDLEREQQAKQAADRKRWMSFLKKALGDDGGSARRGR, from the coding sequence GTGCAAGCATACGAGCGCAAGCAGCTGCTCGAGCGAGTCGAGCGCGATGGCGCGACCGTCGGCGCGGACATCCCCGAGACGATCACCGTCCAGGGCGAGGCGATCGACCTCCGGACGTTCGTCTTCGAGATCAAGCGCCGCGAGACGGTGCCGGCCGGCGAGCGCGACCGCGTCGAGCGAGCGAAGAAGAACCTGCGCCGCGAACGGAACGACCGCCTCGAACGAATCGAGGCGGACGACATCTCTCGCGAGACGGGCGAGGAACTCGCCCAGAGCATCATTGGGATCGATCGCGCGCTGAACGCCCTGGAGAGCCTCGGGCCGACGGATCTCGAGCGCGAGCAGCAGGCCAAACAGGCGGCCGATCGAAAGCGCTGGATGTCGTTCCTGAAGAAAGCCCTCGGCGACGACGGCGGAAGCGCTCGGAGGGGGCGATAA